The genomic interval TTGATCCTTTTCAACGTGATCTTCAGAAGCTGCTTCTATATCAAACAGCCCCCTGTGGAGGCTCTGGGATGTCGCTGGTCCCTGCAGTTCCTGGAGGATCCTTAAGTCCTTGTAGGTGGGGTAGATGGggtatatacatatacatttatataacattagtgaggtcaggtactgatggaGGAGGATTCATTCTCAATCACAGACACCACTCAGACACATCCGAAAGCTAATGGATGGTGCTTCATCATCCAGAGAACTCAgttccagtgctccacagcccaatgctgcaTTGAGATTTACTCATTTGTCATTGAGCCTGATGttaacatccatggctgaagtgccctttgGAGGGTAAGCACTTCCTGGGCAACGGTGAAGGCCCCGTCGCCTTTGTTcccagcccctagtgcactagtgtgtgggtgttcactgccacggatgggttaaatatggtaaaacacattttgttgtacgcTGTACAATGATAAAGTGCTAACTAGCTGATTAGCATCCGCtaacaacaacataaacacGAACATAAAGATGATTCTACAGTTTCCCGATAGACTTAGTTTTAAAATGagatctgtttatttacagctaaTGATGAAAAATGGTGGTGAAATGTCTCTGCTTACGTTTAGACACAAATGTAGTGATTTTGGTCTCCGGAGCAGAGTCTGCACTGAAGTGTGGAGATGTTTTTATTCTAAGAGATTTATGTTAGaatcatatttttctttgtctgGGCAGGGTAATTCAAATGTAACTTTACATAGGTCTAGTGAACTGTTTCCTTGTGGATTTAAGTAATATTtgacatttatatataatatatattaataattaaaataattataattaaagcaTTAGCTTTGAAAATATTTGGTGCATCCACTCAAAAATTTGTAAAAGGATTTTCTTGAAATCTgtgacattgtttacatttttttaatcgtGATAATTATCAACAGTAGAGCTGTTTTGTGTCTATGCAGAGTCCACTTTATTGTAGCTACAATCACTAATTCtaaaggtgtctacaaacatacTGTGTTTATTGAAGGCATCTAAAGCTTGGGCATCCCAGCAGATAAAAGAATGACAATTGGAAACAGCTCCAAAGTGGCCAAATAACCAACAAAGAGGCTAGATCGTCCTCTGTGTGATTAACATATTGGTCAATGTAGTGATTTTATAAGGTTTTAAGTTTGAAACAGGCTAGAAGCAGCAATACTTGTTGCAGTACTAGAAGCAACTGCACTTGTTACGATGTTGACACAGCCCAAAAACTTCAGCCGGTTTGTTAGTTCAGAGAAAAATTCTGTATTCTCCCTCTCCACAAACTCTAAACATGTAAACATGCTCATGTTTTAGATGAGGGAAggtgttcagagagagagagagagagagagagagagagagagagagagagagagagagagagagagagagagaatcaatgTTAAGAAGTCTAAATAAAAAATGGCCTCCATCGCTTCAGGTGCTGCTCAGCTTCACAGCTTTTAAATTCTCTCCCTgctttgagggggaaaaaaagcaggaATGAAAAATGGATGCTGGTTGTAATATTGATGTTTTTAGTGCCTGGAACACACTGTGTTCTCTTCTCACACACAGTGTCTCCTCTCGTTTTCTGGTTCTGTTTCACTTTCTCCAGTTTTCCTGCAGGCTAGCTTGTTGTTTATGCTGATTTTGAGATTTGAACCCATTCATGGTGCTGGGTCCGTATTGTAGGGCTGTTTGTGGTGGTTTAGGAGTAGTTAGGTGTATTCTGGTGAATTTCAAATTTTTGCTTTATGACTTGTTATAGAAGGAAACAGCAAAATAATgtatctacctatctatctgTCTTGTGGGAATATACCATTACAgtataacaaaaacaaatatgattGTGCACATCCAACTACAACTAGAACACAATCAAATGCCAAATATATAAAACAGGACCTTTGGTAAATAATAAAGCTATCTATTTTGGTGCAGTTATCAGGTTTGCATTGAGTTATCAGGATTAGCCTTGGCTAGTGTATCGTGCTGGGAAAAAACAGTGAAGAGGAATACTGCTGGATTTACTTCTGTTTCTGAGGAAAATGATAgcttaaaacaggaaaaaaattgTGGATTTATAATATTCTCAGTTTGAAGACGTCCAGTTGCTAACGGTTGCTAATAGTTGGAGATTAAAGTTGCTAACAGTTGCTAACTCTCcagaaataaacattaaaaatatacaaaatatctATACAATCTATCTCAAGCTGCCGActcactgtgcaaaagtctgcATTACACCTTGACTTGACTTGGAATGtgttatataaaatacacaaaaaattcCTCCATTTTGTATCTACTGTTGTATCAAGACACACCCTCTTTGGATCACCACCGTCAAGCAGTGGCTCTAACGGTCGAGGATGCAAATTCTGCTTTTTGCAGCCAATtccatttaaaatgtgtgaattCCCTTTGTGGAATTCTATGAACAAATTCTATTGTGACTGCAGCtgaaagaacactaggtaaaattagGTGTTTTAGTTCATGAGGCTCCCCCTACATCTGCAGAGTTTAATTAATTGTTACAACACTGCCTTGGAATTAAGTGTTGGAAAGGGAAGGAGAGATCTCCTACCTTCCTTCAAAAAGGTATGTAGCAGCCCTTGGCCTCGATGAATAAAATGCAGAGAGTCTTTAAACGGGTGCTTGAATTTATTCAGCTTGTTGGACCACAAATATCATTACTTCTTCATTGCGTGACAAGCACATAACGAACACCATGAAAACTATAGGATATATATTATATAGGATAATAAAGGGAAAGAACCAAATACAATAAATTTATATCTTCACATGTACAATAAGTAGCACAAATAAAACGCACCATAACGGGTGGGTTTAGCGCCACCGCGATATTTAAACACACTGAAAACTTCACAAACACTACCaattacacaaaaatattttggcATATTTCTCAAGATATCGGAATTTCATACCTCGCTTCACATGCCAAGGGGTGCAATGTTTGACAAAGCTTTGTGTATTTTCTACTTTGTCTCCTCTTtatctcctttctttctcttgacACACTATACAAAGCGAGCACTCAAAAAATGAacacaaagttttaaaaaaagggaGATAAACTAAAGAAGAATGAGGCTACTAAATTCCCGCACTTCTGTGACATCACATCCGTTCTCAttcttaaaggtgcagtcacaAAATTATGTAGCACTACACTGAGTGAATGGTCATTTACaagatacatagtgcactttctgcagtgctgagccagaagtagcaatgacagaggtttTGTTCTTCCTATTACAACTCAGTGAAGTCTCAGTGAAGTGAATTtgaactgtaattttaaggtacgaATACTACCCAGAGTTCCTTTAATGCTGATTAGCACTTAGTTTCCTATGTTCGTTTAGCACCAGGCTAAAAAGCTATGAAGTGTACAGTCATATTTAATAACACTTAATTAAATCTCTAGCTTAAACAGAGACCTTTTAAGTTTGCAACTAATATTTTATTGGTGGAGATATTCATTGAtacagttttacagtgacttCTTCAGTAAATATCACAAATTCAGTGGATAGTTAATTCGGTGAATGGGAATATAGAGTGTACACatagatatattttttaagaTATTCACAAATGTGGCTATTGTGTCCTTCCAAAACCAATTGCTTTGCAGAAGATTATAACATTTCTGATAGACTTTGAAGAatgattcttgtttttataagtgtatatttgtgtgtgtgtgtgtgtgtgtgtgtgtgtgtgtgtgtgtgtttgtaaaacaGGCTCATGAACGTTTTGAAGAGCCAAAGCTGGAGGCAGTGAGGGATAATAATGTGGAGCTTGTGCAGGAAATCCTGAAAGATCTTACACCCCTCACTAACCACAGCCAGACCGCGCACGAACTCGCCTGCATCCTCAAAGAGCCACACTtccaggtatacacacacacacacacacacacacctctgattTTGATCACAGTGAAACTGGccatgttctttttttattggtCCCACAGTCACTGCTGGAGACACATGACTCCGTGGCCTCCAAGAGCTATGAGACTCCACCCCCCAGTCCCTGTGCCTTCATGGACCCCACCCTTAACAGCCAGCCCGTCCCTCCAGATGCAGTCAGGATGGTCGGCATCCGCAAAGTCTCAGGAGAACACTTGGTAAATCATGCACTCGTTTTAATGACACACAGGCTTTTAAAGCAGTGGAAGTGGGCTAACAAGGTATGCAGTGCCACAAATAAACTtaagtctgtgattgtagaactacagtgtgtgttcattggAGCTGACCATTGATTGAGAATGAGCAGCTTATGATAACATCACAGAGCTGTTTATCGGATCAGTGTGACAGGTCTTATAAGAGTTTATAACCCTGTTTTCAGGGCGTGACGTTCCGTGTGGAGGGGGGTGAGCTGGTAATTGCGAGGATCCTTCATGGAGGAATGATTGACCAGCAGGGTCTCCTGCATGTGGGGGATGTCATCAAGGAGGTCAACGGCAAAGAGGTGGGGAATGACCCCAAAGTGCTGCAGGACATGCTCAAAGAGGCCAGTGGCAGCGTGGTGCTCAAAATCCTTCCTAGCTACCAGGAACCACACACTCCTCGCCAGGTCAGCagagtctctctcacacacacaaacacacacacacacattatagacacaaatatataaatgttggATTCTTGGACTACATGCCTACATCTTTTTAAAACCCTAACCCTCACGATTTACATTTGAGGTCCAATTTGTGGCCTCCCAAAAGGAAAAGGATTTCCCACAGAAACCCCTTTCTGCTtgtccagttctgggtcgcggtgggtccagagcctacccagaatcattgggtgcaaggtaggaacacaccctggagggggcgccagtctttcacatggcgacacacacatattcactcacacctatggacacttttgagtcaccaatccacctaccaacatgtgcttttggacctggaggaaacccacgcggacacagggagaacacaccaaactcctcacaaacagtcacccggagcgggactcgaacccacaatccctggagTTGcctgactgcgacactaccttgcGCCACAAGGAAAACATTTGATTGTATTCATTTAAGTTAATATTGCACATCTCCCTCTCGCTTTTTTTCTAATCAACAGAGCAGTTGCAGCAtggtccatttttaaaaaatcaaaccaaaatatGAAAACACCTTAAATTTGTTTTGCCTGATGAGAGTCAAATTTCTGTGTATGTACATATACAGCATGCTGATATAATGAGAACTGAAATTAGTCAGAGAATGAAATGGAGCAGCTCTGTTTTAGATCTGTTGAGTTCttgaaacatttaacaaaacacaaactgtcCCCTGTCAACGAGGTGTGAGCTGCCAGCTCagctttttaaattgttatttttggTTCAAACTTTTGAGATTCTGCCAACTTTAAATTCTGTACTGCAAAGCATACAGGGACATTTGGCCAGGACTTGGCAACCAGACTCGCTTGGAAGCAAATAAGAAGGTCCCACTTGCTCTGTTTCATAAAGTTTTCttggaactgtgttcctctCAGTGGATGTACTTGTAATAAAAGTAGAGCCAGCATTTTTAAAGTAGTTGGACACAAATTTTCCCTTGCGCTCCAAATGCTGTTGATTAGCCGAAATATGTTTGTTATGTGcaattgttttatttagttCTGTACTGGAGCTAAGTCAAGATGACTAAAAGCTAAAGGCTAAAACAGCTAATAACAATAGGAGCTGTCATcttaaaaaatgttgtttgttcatttgtccTAATATCATTATGATCACATAAACATGACTACTTAGATGTAAGAACTTGGCCATTATCTTGTTTAGGTGCACAGTTTGCATATGCTAATTGTTGAAGATGTTTCCTTTATAGCTAGCCTTGcagctccagtgcaaaaaaaaagatggaaaCACAAAGTATTTGCTGCGCAGAAATTGACTGAAATAACCATCTACTGTATTGTGCATTCCAGTGCTCTGATTACAGAGACCACCCCACCCTCCTTGtttatatatgaatattttGTATGAAGACCTCTTGTTGAGAATTTGTAGAATGGCAGGACCACATACATTGCTATTGCTAGCATATGCTAGCCTAAACGTAAGTAGTTAAAACTACTACAGTCTCAGCCTCAGATGCTCCGACTCCACATTATtacagttaattttttttaattgtgcaTTAAGCTGGCTGCAACTTGGATCATTACATTACAATCCATCAGTGCTAGCTAGCAACAGCAGCAAGTGGCAGCCAATCTTTCACCAAATTATAGTAACATGATTGAAAAGAAATTTTGGTTAAGTTCCCAATGTCGCATTTTTAGAGTTTTATAAGCTTAATTTTagataatgaaaatatataactTTAGCTGTGCTTTCATTTGTAGcgccatttttaaaatatctagCACACTGTTGTGCAAAATGGACATGTTTGTGGTTGGTCACGTTGTGTCTGTTGTGGACTTCCTCTCAAAGTACACAGTTCCTGATCACAGAGGTAAAACAACATCCAGAACCTTTTATAAATAAGCTAATTTAATGACTGCACTCTaactaatgctaatgctaaattcTCAGTCTCAAGCTTTCAAGGACGTCTTATGGAAAAGAGTGCATTACCATttctacatttaattaaataaattttgtTTCCAATTTCATCTAATATTAATAGAATAGTTGTTCATACAGTAAAATGCTCTGggaatatttttaatacagtttTGCCTCAGTGCTTCGTAGCAACATTTCACTAGAGAAAAGGGGGCCAGGGTTGCCATGGTGACAAGATTTCGGCTCTCGCCCTTACCCATCTTCCCTCAGCCCCCAccctctttttttcctttctgctGTTCTTCCTCTTTCCCTCCCTGCAGACAGCCTTCTGCCAGGTGCAGACGTCATTCCGTACTGTTTAGCCACCGCACGCCAATGACAGCGGTAGTATTCAAATGAACTCAAATGTCTTCTGAAACTGGGTGGAAACTCTGGTGTTTAGTTAgtttagttgtgtgtgtgtgtgtgtgtgtgtgtgtgtgtgtgtgtttgtgcagcaGTAATTGCTATAACCTAGCTGGTAACACCAGTGATTTCTTCCCAGCAGGcaggggtttgattcccagctttGGCAGAACACATATTCTAAGTATTGCTATCAAAATTAGGcattaaagggacactaggtaagattcaGTGTTTTTTACTCCTAGAGCTCCCCCAGGTGTAATTCAATTTCACAGCATTGTACTAAAATCAATGGGTGATGGCGAAAGAATGGGGTGGTTTCCTCCCCGCctcccaaagttacatagtgcagtttctgcagtgctgagcccataTTAGCAATGGCAGAGGCGCTGTTCTCCCTTTTTACAGCTCATTGAACCATCATAATTACTTTGAAACTTGtcattttcaggaaaaaaaatcctaGCTAGtgctttttattaattaatcattttaccaaatttAGCCACAATGCCCTCCAAtaaagctctccctgaaacATTTACCCAGCAATTTaagagattctgattcaaaaAAGCATCATaactacactgagatattacAGTATAGTAGGAATAAAGAGTTTCCTCTCGCCAGTTTGTCATttacaacactacacatttatctGCCTCCCAAAAATACAAGCAAGTACCAGCATTTTTTCTCTAttgttgtatttatgtttttaaataaataaacactactgacataaatataattccactGTGTTCACgcttaaatatataatataataagttATAGTCTTGAATAAAGAATGGAAAATGCAATTAACTTTTTTTAATCGATCAACAACATTAATTCTAAGCAAATATGAatgaacacattcattcattcattcattcattgtctgtaaccacttattcagttaagggttgtggtgggtccgaaaTCTgtgggcgcagggcaggaattcaccctggagggggcaccagtccttcaaaggagcgacatacactcacacctacggacacacaacatgtgtttttggagcatgggaggaaactggagcacccggaggaaacccacacagacacagggagaacacaccacactcctcacagacagtcacccggaggaaacccacacagacacagggagaacacaccacactcctcacagacagtcacccggaggaaacccacgcagacacagggagaacacaccacactcctcacagacagagcgggacttgatccctggagctgtgtgactgcgacactacccacTGCGCCACCGCGCCACCCCTGAATGAACACATTGTCAACAGTAAACAAGCGTATTCAACAATGTGGCTGAATACGACCACAACGTGCACTCACAAAGCACCTGACTTCAACACTGACTTTACTAAGACTGAAGCTAAGGAGGCCGTATGTTCATAGCCCCACCCACTAACTATACCCAATAAAGATTAATATGTAATTCGCCAGCTTATATTCAGGCCTCTCTGAAAAtgccatatttgtgtgtgtgtgtgtgtgtgtgtgtgtgtacatgtgtgccCATCCTCAGGCTTTTGTGAAGTGCCACTTTGACTACGACCCAGCCCATGACAACCTGATCCCCTGTAAAGAGGCTGGCCTCAGGTTCAGCAGCGGAGACATTCTGCAGATCTTCAACCAGGAAGACCCCAACTGGTGGcaggttggtgtgtgtgtgtgtgtgttaacaacatataatacatttatacattatattaaatTCTATAGCTTGCATAAAGAGCACATATTCTCCCTTTTTCCACAAGGGAACAAAGTTCAGCGTCTTAACGATATGTCTACAAccagctttggtcaaaacaccacaaggatcaaaccccacagcagtgttctccccctgtctaaacagccctgtccaGAACggctgctttcagcacctgttcctttaaaagataaCAAGCTTcacgctgttcaccccgaccccgagtgcacagcagtgaggagcgaggagcaaaacctctggtgtttagccattttcgctcagttctctttcttctccgttcttgcGTCTGCGATTTTACTCACATAAATGTGGAGAGAcccagacaagggggcggggccacTCTAAAGTATCTGCACCCGATGTCAGTGGAGcctacccacccacacacagcgaaacaagaccacccaatcagttttctgtgttctgcctatagtcttgtttcacagtgtgtgggttggtgggctcctgaTCTCCACATTACTGTGTATTTGCACTGAACAGGTGATTTAatttttcctttgtgtgtgtgtgcatgcctgtgtatgtgcgtgtgtgtcttgAAGGCATGTCACCTGGAGGGTGGCAGTGCAGGACTGATCCCAAGTCAGCTGCTGGAGGAGAAGAGGAAGGCCTTTGTGAAAAGAGATCTGGAGCTCACCACGTCAGGTACAAACACAGCAACAAAGGCTTCTGGTCTTTCTTAGCCATGTTAGCCTTTTAGCTCCAGTGCTAAAGAAGATTTAGACACCAGACAGGTACTTGTTGATCATATATTTAACATTAGCGGTTGATAATGTTGACTTTCATGTGGCTGACTTTCATGTGGCCAGCaaggtttgattcccagctcgGACAGGAATTCAGGGGGTAAATGAAGTGAATGGAGAACCTGAGAATGGGACGTTTTTTTCCAAACACTTTCAGAAAGAAAAGGCACGGTCGAGGTACAATATTGGTCATTAAAGGTTCAAACAGTGTGCAGTGTGcactttaaaaggtacaataaTGGTGTTAAAAACTTGTAAAATCTACAATTTATATACAATAAGGAACAGTTGTGTTCCTGAAGTAAAAGTACAGAACATGGCtgcattcacacagcaggtgaaagtggcccaaatccgaTCTGTTTTTTCCTCTGTGACCCAGATTTGTCatttgtgagactgtgtgaacaGCACCAATCGCACCGAACCAgattttttaaatcagatttgggccggTTTCAAATGTGATATTGAGATCCGATCAGTGGCAATGCCACTCTGTCTGAATGGCCAAATCTGAATTCATGTGACTTTCACACGCTCCGGCCATTGATAATTATCTCCGGACTGGGGTTCAAAAGCACacccagaaaatttgcactgcgAAGCAtcagttcattttttttttaaatttgtaataatttattttgaacTTTTCCTCATTTCCAAATAATCATTCATATAGAAAATGTACAAACATCAACATCCTGTCGTTGATATGCAAACAATGTCTATTTCGTCCATGTGTCAGTTCATTATAAACATCCAAGTCTTTaattctttgtttttaaaatgaagctCATTTGGAATAAAGAAAGGTGCGATTTTGTAGGTTCATACaaagtgctttgtatgaaacGAATGGATATTTCCTTCTGATCAGTGTCTGACGCATCATGCTTTTGGGTGTGCGGGTCAGTTTAggatctgttcagactgatgtcagatataggtcacGTTATgtagacagtgtgaacagcagaacataAAAATCGGATTTGACCACGAattcagatttgggccacttttacctgctgcaTGAACGTACCCTGTATAACCTTGAGGGGGCGCCGCCACCACCACCGTGACAGTTCCTCCGACAGCGAGATGCTGATAAAGGTCTTGTGCCTGAACTCTGATCTGCTCTGCCACTTAGTCTCAGGGTAAAGCTGATCCTCATCAGGTCTTGATGCGATCCTGTAGAGTTATTAAAACACCACATCAAACCGACTTCACCctttaaatctttttaaaagTCACTAGTAAACAGCTGCTCTTTTCAGAGAATGCGTTTTTAGACAACTATGTGTTTGTTATGATGGCATTTTAATTGATGAAATGGAATAGCGCCCTCTAATGTCAAACCTGTGCAAGCTCAAGCTGCTATTAAGGTGTTACATTCATCTTGTCTTTGTACTCTGTACTTTTGGACATTATAGAGCCGACTAAGTGTGTGTATGGGACATGGgcagactgtagcccatctgttgctgcatgCTATCAACCTTCCTCTAGACCGTTCATCACTGGTCCATCTCTGACACAAGCCCCACTGTTAATCTCATATCATCAGAGTGCTGAATCACTCCCGATAAAATGGCCAGATCCCAAGGGCAGCAGTGTGGTCAGAgcctgaccactgatgaaggactgaaGGTGGAGCTACAGTAGAGGAGATAGGGGGGATCacattgtgtgtctgttttgagTGTTATTATTCTTGTCTATATTACCTGAGTCTGTGCTGATGTCTGCAGGACCTCTGTGTGCAGGCATGGgggggaagaagaagaagaaaatgatgtACCTGACCACCAAGAATGCAGGTAAACTCCCGGCTGTGCTCTCTGTGTCCTCCAGTGTGCGCCAGTTCAAACCcctggttgtgtgtttgtgtttgtttgtgcttgATCCAAGTGACttccattttgttttctgtctTATGTCAAATCCGTTGCCACCTGGGTCCAACAGGGAGTAATTTTAACCCTAATGTCCCACTCTGTGGTCCAGTATAACACCTCAAACACACCAGCCACACACATATCGGGCACTTTTCTATGTTATTCATGTCATAAACTTGGCTAAAAAGCTTGGGCAAAGTTGATAAAATGAATTAGACAATAGCTGATGTTCCGACTTTGGACGAGTTTTGGAATCCATCCCGCCAACTGCCCccaaaaacacatacactatattgcACATGCACAATATTCTACACtcatgtccattttatcagcttcattgACCAAGTAAGTGGACTAGGGAAATCTACAAAGAGTTctacaaagtgttctttgagcgatactatagaagaaccactattggttccataaagaaccgtgtttgtttaagagatgtgtgagtgcgAAGAACCCTTTAAAGAGGTAAAAATCCATGAGTTAAAAATCCTTAAggttttttacacatttaaatttattatcaaaaatggttctttatggaaacaactgtggttcttctatggcatcgctcataGAAGCtcttgtagcacctttatttttaagagtagtGCCTCAACTGGGGATAGATAAATATATCTCCACCTACTTGGTTAAGGTGGTGTTGCTCGATACCCATTTAAGCAGCAGCAGAGTCAGAGGCAGATCCCgagcaagtttatttatttcctcaGAGTTTGACAGGCATGAGTTAAGGATCTACGAGGAGGTGGCAAAGGTTCCTCCATTCAGGAGGAAGACCCTGGTGCTGATCGGGGCTCAGGGAGTGggtcgcaggagtctgaagaaCAAGCTGCTGGTGTCAGAACCATACCGATATGGAACCACCACACCCTGTGAGTACCTCCACACTAAAATGTcctatacatttattaaaatgtagttACACATTGTGTAACATTGTAATTGCTGGTGATTTAGTCATAGTTACAGCTGGATTATAGTATTAAAACTTACGtgtattatattgtttttacaTGTTATTCCCTAGTAAGTACCAAGACACATGTATTTCCATATGATGCACCACAATAACTGTGGAAACCTCACCGGTAACTACTTTGATACATTTGTCACTGTTgatgtgtaactacacagttattacagacaCATGAATTCAGACCTGTCAATCTGTCCACAGATACATCCCGTAAACCT from Hoplias malabaricus isolate fHopMal1 chromosome 3, fHopMal1.hap1, whole genome shotgun sequence carries:
- the mpp2b gene encoding MAGUK p55 subfamily member 2b isoform X3, encoding MPVASASSDSAMHSVLDTLSDSTSSTTANDLDLIFLKGIMESPVAHERFEEPKLEAVRDNNVELVQEILKDLTPLTNHSQTAHELACILKEPHFQSLLETHDSVASKSYETPPPSPCAFMDPTLNSQPVPPDAVRMVGIRKVSGEHLGVTFRVEGGELVIARILHGGMIDQQGLLHVGDVIKEVNGKEVGNDPKVLQDMLKEASGSVVLKILPSYQEPHTPRQAFVKCHFDYDPAHDNLIPCKEAGLRFSSGDILQIFNQEDPNWWQACHLEGGSAGLIPSQLLEEKRKAFVKRDLELTTSGPLCAGMGGKKKKKMMYLTTKNAEFDRHELRIYEEVAKVPPFRRKTLVLIGAQGVGRRSLKNKLLVSEPYRYGTTTPYTSRKPKVDEKEGQMYLFMSRSEMEADIKNGRFLEHGEYDSNLYGTKINSIHEVVDSGKICILDVNPQALKVLRTAEFLPYVVFIEAPDFEVLKDMNRSAIEAGVITKQLTDSELKRTVDESERIQRAYGHYFDLTIVNDNLDGAYRSLKGALERLSTDLQWVPVSWVF
- the mpp2b gene encoding MAGUK p55 subfamily member 2b isoform X1 yields the protein MAGSLFNRLSLQEVGSLDSLESPGAMHSVLDTLSDSTSSTTANDLDLIFLKGIMESPVAHERFEEPKLEAVRDNNVELVQEILKDLTPLTNHSQTAHELACILKEPHFQSLLETHDSVASKSYETPPPSPCAFMDPTLNSQPVPPDAVRMVGIRKVSGEHLGVTFRVEGGELVIARILHGGMIDQQGLLHVGDVIKEVNGKEVGNDPKVLQDMLKEASGSVVLKILPSYQEPHTPRQAFVKCHFDYDPAHDNLIPCKEAGLRFSSGDILQIFNQEDPNWWQACHLEGGSAGLIPSQLLEEKRKAFVKRDLELTTSGPLCAGMGGKKKKKMMYLTTKNAEFDRHELRIYEEVAKVPPFRRKTLVLIGAQGVGRRSLKNKLLVSEPYRYGTTTPYTSRKPKVDEKEGQMYLFMSRSEMEADIKNGRFLEHGEYDSNLYGTKINSIHEVVDSGKICILDVNPQALKVLRTAEFLPYVVFIEAPDFEVLKDMNRSAIEAGVITKQLTDSELKRTVDESERIQRAYGHYFDLTIVNDNLDGAYRSLKGALERLSTDLQWVPVSWVF
- the mpp2b gene encoding MAGUK p55 subfamily member 2b isoform X2; amino-acid sequence: MAGSLFNRLSLQEVGSLDSLESPGAMHSVLDTLSDSTSSTTANDLDLIFLKGIMESPVAHERFEEPKLEAVRDNNVELVQEILKDLTPLTNHSQTAHELACILKEPHFQSLLETHDSVASKSYETPPPSPCAFMDPTLNSQPVPPDAVRMVGIRKVSGEHLGVTFRVEGGELVIARILHGGMIDQQGLLHVGDVIKEVNGKEVGNDPKVLQDMLKEASGSVVLKILPSYQEPHTPRQAFVKCHFDYDPAHDNLIPCKEAGLRFSSGDILQIFNQEDPNWWQACHLEGGSAGLIPSQLLEEKRKAFVKRDLELTTSGMGGKKKKKMMYLTTKNAEFDRHELRIYEEVAKVPPFRRKTLVLIGAQGVGRRSLKNKLLVSEPYRYGTTTPYTSRKPKVDEKEGQMYLFMSRSEMEADIKNGRFLEHGEYDSNLYGTKINSIHEVVDSGKICILDVNPQALKVLRTAEFLPYVVFIEAPDFEVLKDMNRSAIEAGVITKQLTDSELKRTVDESERIQRAYGHYFDLTIVNDNLDGAYRSLKGALERLSTDLQWVPVSWVF
- the mpp2b gene encoding MAGUK p55 subfamily member 2b isoform X4 is translated as MDPTLNSQPVPPDAVRMVGIRKVSGEHLGVTFRVEGGELVIARILHGGMIDQQGLLHVGDVIKEVNGKEVGNDPKVLQDMLKEASGSVVLKILPSYQEPHTPRQAFVKCHFDYDPAHDNLIPCKEAGLRFSSGDILQIFNQEDPNWWQACHLEGGSAGLIPSQLLEEKRKAFVKRDLELTTSGPLCAGMGGKKKKKMMYLTTKNAEFDRHELRIYEEVAKVPPFRRKTLVLIGAQGVGRRSLKNKLLVSEPYRYGTTTPYTSRKPKVDEKEGQMYLFMSRSEMEADIKNGRFLEHGEYDSNLYGTKINSIHEVVDSGKICILDVNPQALKVLRTAEFLPYVVFIEAPDFEVLKDMNRSAIEAGVITKQLTDSELKRTVDESERIQRAYGHYFDLTIVNDNLDGAYRSLKGALERLSTDLQWVPVSWVF